The window CAGATCAGGCCGCGTTAAAAGAAGTGGTAGTAGTAGGTTATGGTAAACAATCACGCAAGTTACTTACCAGCTCTATCGTATCTGTTCAAAATAAAGATTTTAATAAAGGCGCATTGAGTAACCCGGCCCAGTTGCTGCAGGGTAAAGTTGCCGGTTTAAATATCACTCGCTCCGGCGACCCGAATGAAAGTCCGTCAATCAGTTTACGCGGCCCTTCAACACTGCGTACCGGCCAGGCACAGGAGCCTTTTTATGTCATTGACGGCGTAGCCGGTGCCGATTACAGGATCGTAGCTCCCGATGATATTGAGACTATTGATGTATTAAAGGATGCATCTGCAACCGCTATTTACGGTACACGTGCAGCCAATGGCGTAATCCTCATCACTACTAAAAAAGGCAAAAGCGGCCAAACCGCTATATCATACAATGCCTATGCAGGTGTTGAAAAAATTGCCAACAGCATTAAAATGATGAATGCCTCACAATTGAGTGACTACCTTAGTAAAAACGGCCTGGCCCTTGATCCATCTGATCAAAAAGGAGCCAATACCGACTGGCAAAAAGAGGTAAGCCGCACAGCTTACTCTCAAAACCACAACGTAGCCCTTACAGGTGGTTTTAATCAAACCACGTACAGCGCCTCGGTTAATTATTTTGATGATAAAGGTATTTTGAAAGGCAGTGCGCTCAACCGTTTTACTACTAAAATGGCGGTGGAGCAAAAGGCTTTTAATGACCGTTTAAAACTGGGTTTATCGGTAAACAATGCTACCAGTAACTCAGATATCATCCCCAATCAAAACATTGTATTGTATAACATGCTGCGTTACCTGCCAACGGTACCGGTAATGCAAAACGGGGTTTACACAGAAAACCTGCAACGCATACAGTACTATAATCCTGCGGCTTTGCTGGCCGATGCCTATCAAAAAACCAAAAGTAAACTGAGTTTAATAAATGCCACCGCCGAGTTGAAGCTTCCTTTGGGGTTTACTTACAACATCAGCCTGTCAACCCAAAATGAACAGGTTAACGGCGGATCCTACTACAACAGTCAGTATACCCTTGATCAGGGCGTTCATGGCGAAGCTTATCGTTCGTCGTTTGAAAACACCCGTAAAGTAGGCGAAACTTTTTTGACCTATGCCAAAACCACAGGCAAGCACGACATTAACGTGTTAGCAGGTTACAGCTTACAGCAGGATGTAAACGGCGACGGCTTCCAGGCCAACAACCGTAATTTCCCTACTGATGATATCGGTTACCTGAATATTGGCCTTGGTTCACCTGCCGGCGATTTCAGGACCGACTGGGGACCAAACCTGTATCAAAAACTGCGTTTAATATCATACTACAGCAGGGCGAAATACAGCTATGATAACAAATATCTGGTGCAGTTATCATTAAGGCGCGATGGTTCATCGGCGTTCGGGGCTAACAACAAGTGGGGAACCTTCCCTTCGGCTTCATTGGGCTGGAGAATCATTGAAGAATCATTCATGAAAAACCAGCATTTGTTTAATGATCTGAAACTGAGGGCCAGCTACGGGATCACAGGTAACTCGCTGGGCTTTGACCCGCTGATTTCGCAGATCAAATATGGTTCGGCAGGTGCTTTTTACTATAACGGCGTGTTCACCAACTCTATCGGCCCTTCGCAAAATGCCAATCCTGATCTGAAATGGGAAAAAACCACCATGTATAACTTAGGCCTGGATTTCTCATTATTTAACGGCAGGTTGAGCGGAACTATCGAAGCATATGATAAAAAAACCAACGACCTGATCTACTTTTACCCGGTATCAACCACTCAGTATTTTGTAGGTACCTTAACGGCTAATGTGGGCTCAATCTCTAACAAAGGGTACGAGGTTACCATTAATGCTACGCCCGTAGCTTCAAGCAGCTTCAAGTGGAATACTTCTGTTAACATCGCACACAACAAGAATAAGCTGGTATCGCTGTCAAACAGCAGCTTTAAGCTTGATTCCATTCCACAGGCAGAACCGGGCGGCCAGGGCGAATCAGGATACAAGGTACAAATCCTGAAAACGGGTTATCCGGTTGGCCAGTTCCTGTTGTACAAATATGCAGGTAAAAATGCCAATGGCGTATCGCAGTTTTATAGCCGTAGCGGCGGCGTTACCACCACTCCAACATCCAAAGATTATTTTTATGCCGGTAACGCGCAGCCTAAATTAGTATTTGGGTTCAATAACAGCTTTACTTATGGCAACTTTGATCTTAATGTATTTGTGCGCGGCTCGGTTGGCGGTAAAATCCTGAACGCTACCCTTGCCGATTTGAACCGTACAAGCGATGTGAGGAGCTACAACCTGCCCGCATCATCGGCCAACGAATCGCCTAAAGATGTGAATGCCTATTTATACTCTGATCGTTATATCGAAAGCGGCTCATACCTGCGTTTGGACAATGCCACGCTTGGTTATACTTTTCCAAAATTTACCCCGGGCATCCGCAACCTGCATGTATATCTATCGGGTAATAACCTGGCGGTTATAACCGGCTACAAGGGGATCGATCCGGAGATTTCATCAGGCGGGCTTACACCGGGCATCGATAACAAAAATTATTACCCGCGCACAAGAGCTTTCCTGTTCGGTTTAAGTGCATCATTTTAAATCATACACCATAAAAAGATCAACATGAAGACTATTTATAAATACTGCGCCATATTTTTTGCGGCCATCACTATATCATCATGCACCAAAGTTGATGTGCCTGTTGAAACCGAATTAACCCCTAAAAATTTCCCTACAACACCGCAGCAGTTTATCCTGGCTTCGGGAGCGGCTTACGCACAGTTGAGAGGATCGTTTGCACAATCATACTGGCAAATGCAAACCCTGAGTACCGATGAGGCTATTATGCCTGCAAGGGCCGGTGGCTGGCGCGATGGCGGCCGCTATCAACAACTGCATTATCACAGCTGGAATGCCGACCTGCCACAGGTGCAGGATGCCTGGACATGGGGCTTTGGTACCATCAGTACCTGTAACCGCATCATCGCTACTTTTGCTACATCGCCAGATAACGCCGCCAAAGCTACTACCATTGCCGAATTGAGGGCTACCCGTGCCATGGTGTTTTTCTTTATGATGGACCTGTACGGTAATATACCCGTAGTAACCTCATTCGGATCTGCAGATAAACCTGCTACTACCGCCCGTAAAGATGTTTTTGCTTTTATTGAAAAAGAGTTGAACGAGGTAATCCCAAACCTGAGCATCGTAGTTGATCAAAGCACTTACGGCAGGCCAACCCAATTTACCGCCTATGCCATATTAGCTAAAATGTACCTGAATGCCGAAGTTTACACCGGCACAGGCCGCTATAATGATGTCGTTAAAATGTGTGATAACATCATGCAATCGGGCAAATACAGTTTGGAGGATGATTATCTTAAAATGTTTTACCCAGACAACGGCCCTAAGGTTAAAGAATTCATTTTCGCTATCCCTTATGATCACGCGCAGGCACAGGCTGAGCAGTTTAGCTGGTATTCATTGCACCCGGCCCTGCAGGCTAAATATGGTTTATCATACCGCTTAAGTAACCCATGCAGCACTATCCCATCATACTACGCGCAGTTTAACGATCCTAACGATATCCGTACCAGCCTTTGGCTTATCGGTAAGCAATATGATTTTGCCGGTAACCCCATCATCATTAAAACCACTAAAAAAGGATTGGACGCGTCATACAGCGGCCCCGACCCTACAGCCCCGGTTGATTTCCAGTTAACCTTTACACCCGACCTTACCCTGGTTGATGTACCTACCTTCGAGGTTGGCGGCGATGAGCTGGGCAAAGCCAAGGGCATCCGCAATAACAAATACTATCCTGATGTTACCGCTACCGACCGTAATCAAAGTAACGACGTACCGGTTTTCCGTTATGCCGATGTAATACTGATGAAAGCCGAAGCTATTTTAAGAGGTGCTAATGTAACCAATGGCGAAACCGCCTTATCGCTGGTTAACCAGTTAAGGGCTAAACGCAAGGCAGCTACCTGGAGCAGCGTTGATCTGCCTAACCTGTTACAGGAACGCGCACGTGAGCTAAACTGGGAAACCTGGAGAAGAAACGACCTGATCCGTTTTGGCAAATATGAAGAGTCATGGGGTTACAAAACTGATAAGGACGTTAACAAACGCCTTTTCCCAATCCCATCTGCCGAGCTTATTCTCAACTCAAAGCTTAAACAGAATATCGGTTATTAATAATACCCCCTTTTTAATAAACTCAGCTGTCCCGTGTTTTCGGGGCAGCTTTTTAGTCTTACTGCGATTCTACAAAACTTCAATACCGCAAAATTGTCAGTCCTGAAAAGAAGGTGATAGATTTCAGCCTGGAAAATGGAAGGATCAAAATTGTCCTCTATGATGTATTTATTAAACTAATACATAGAAAATACTCAGATTTTTAGTTGGATATATAACATTAAATTAATTTGCTTAACCAACCGTTCTCAAAGTGAAAAAAGGCAGGTCGTATATTAGCAATGATCGGATGACTACTTAAAAAAAACTCTCTGTGAAAACGATAAAATATTCACGAAGCCATTTTTCAGGCTTATGCAGGAACCCGGTTAGTAAGGTGTTTTGAAATACATTGAAGGCTTTTCTAAATGTGTTCTCCAAAAGCCTGTATTGAGCGTAATATTCCCCTACGGGCTACTAAGATCAATAACAAAAGAAGGTAAAACCCTGAAAATCAAAATTTTGCAGGGTTATTCTTTATAGCCAAAACGCCATTTTATGCACCAATTCACTACAAAAAAGTGAGCAATTCGGTGAGTACTAAAATGGGAAATAACTACTCACCGAATTCGATTCAAATAATTGATAGTCAACATGTTCAAAAATTAAACATCTTGACAGAAGAAGATAGCAAGCCTAGTTTTGTTTAACTTTTAAAGCTTGTTATTATGAAAATCAACTTCCATTTGCTCTTTTATTTAAAGAAGCAAAAAAATTACCAGGACGGTACTGTCGCTATCTACATGCGTATCACTGTGAACGGCAAACGTGCAGAAATTTCAGCTGGCAGAGAATGTGACCCTACAAGATGGAATGCCCGTGCCGGAAAGGGGATAGGGACAAAAGAAGACATCCGGGCACTGAATAAATACTTAGAATCTTTACAAACTAAGGTAAAAGCGGCACATCAAACTTTAGTAGATGCAGGAAAAATCATCACAGCCGAAAGTTTAAGAGATCAATTCACGGGCAAAGAAGAAAAAAGCCGATATCTGATGGAAATTATCGACACTTCTTATGTGGAAAATCTCGGAGAAGTGTCGATATTATTGGAGAAATGAACCTGTCTTGGTATTTTGATAGGACTTCAATCTTTGAACTTAATATTAAGATTTTGTCCCTTTTTCGACATAAACAATCTCATTTTTTTAACCTCATCGGTTTCTTCGTCGAAAGCTGGTAAACTCTTAAGTGTTTGATAGCTATTCCTCACGCTGATAAACGGAAATTCTTCAAAATTGTAATATTCTAGACCAATTACAGGTGAATAAGAAAGGCTGTTTTTAGTTATAAAATCAACCATAGTTTTATCAGATTCTTTTACCACAAGTGCAATTTCCTCGATGTCTTTTTCCTCATTTTCCGTATTAATTTCAATTTCGAGACGACTTTGGTAAAAAATCAACATGATATCGCTTTCTTTGACATTTGCGGAAAACTTAAAATGCCTGGTTAAAATGTAAGAGCCAGTGGTCGTAGTACGCCAATCATAACTACTAGTGTATTCATGGGAAGCTGCCAAACTCATCCCCTCTAGACCAGCATTCACTTTATACTCGAGTATTGTTTCTGCTTTCTCTAATATCTTCATGATTTATTTAATGATTCTTAAAATACTAACATCGTCTTTTTTCCCTTATTTAGAGAATTTCATCGCACACACCTCATCATATATCTTGCTTTGCGCGAAATATGATAGGGATGAGACGAAACGCGCAACTTTATCAGAAGCATGTTGTATTCTCTCAATATTATCAGCAGATCATTTATGATTTTAAGCAATATAACAGGTTTGCCGAACACTCTACGGTCAAAGTCTACCGTAACTACTTGAACTCTTTTCCGGAATGCATTGATCAAGGGCTCCGGAATATATAATGATACGTCAGGCCCCCTAGACTGGGCTCGAACCGCCTAAATAAAGTAGCTACACATCTACCCACTATATTCCAATCAACAAATAAAAGTGGGCTTCGTTATTTTGCTTCTGTTTTTACAAGAAAATAAGTTCGAGCCACTCTAAGAAAAGTGCTACGCAAAAAAAAGAATGGCGAAAAGGTTTGCTGAATAATCGTAATTCCTTAAAACTTCGGGGTCAAATCTTTATGGAGCAGGGGGCTTGCCTCAAGATGTTTACAAAGGCTATCTAAATCCCTCAAATTGCCAATTTACCAATAAAAATATTTATATACTCTTTTAAAAACTCAAAAGGGCTTGCAATTGCAAACCCTTTTGCTGGCAGATAATGAGATATGATTTTAACTGCTTATACGATGAATAACCAGGTTATCATAGTAAATATAATCTGTTGTATTGGTCCACCACGATGAGTCATTACCGCCACGGAAGGTATGCCAGGTTAACTGATCTATTAATCGTTTACCATCATTAGTGGTCCAGCGAATATCCTGGTCAAGTATAATCGAACCATTGATAACGATCTGAACATGGCCGTTTGTATTGCTGCCACTATTGCTTTTGATATAAAGATGTACATGGTACCACTGGCCTTTATTCAAAGAGCCGCTGCTTGGATATGATCGTCCGAAAGTATCACCAAATGTTCCCGGTTGATCTTTATAATAAAGGTAAGGTTGGAAAAACACGCGCGAGCCGCTATTATACCACATCAGGCGGAGCGTCCCTCCATTACCATCCCATCCTGGGTCGCCCCCCGTATTGTGGTCGCCTATACCAAAACCGAAGCCAACTTTTCCGCCTTTTCCCCAGTTAAACTGGCTGTGAAACTTAACGTCATAGTCGGCCTCATAGGCAGTTCCGTTACCGAGTTGAGTATTGGAGATCAAACCGCCGCCATCGTCCAAATTAGGCACCAGAGTTACTCTGACACCAACACTGTTATTGCCATTGGTTGTATATGCGCCGCCTTGTCCGTACCAGGTATTTGTATTGCCAAAGTCGGCATTAGCGAGGCTTTGCGGATAATTAGCTCCATTGGCCCTGTTATCCCAATTAATGGTCCACGTGTTATTTATAGCGTTTACTGACAATTGTTTGGAAGCTGCAACCGCTTCTTCTTTTGGTAGTTCGGGTTTTTGAGCGACGCTCTCGTCTTTTTTACAGCTGCCTAAAAGCGCCATTGCAACCAGAGTGAACAGGCTGGTTTTTAATAAGGATGATTTCATGATAGATTAATAAATTTTGGTTATAAATTGGTTTATTTTAAACGTAAACAAATTACATTACCCTCGCATTAGACT is drawn from Mucilaginibacter ginsenosidivorax and contains these coding sequences:
- a CDS encoding polysaccharide lyase encodes the protein MKSSLLKTSLFTLVAMALLGSCKKDESVAQKPELPKEEAVAASKQLSVNAINNTWTINWDNRANGANYPQSLANADFGNTNTWYGQGGAYTTNGNNSVGVRVTLVPNLDDGGGLISNTQLGNGTAYEADYDVKFHSQFNWGKGGKVGFGFGIGDHNTGGDPGWDGNGGTLRLMWYNSGSRVFFQPYLYYKDQPGTFGDTFGRSYPSSGSLNKGQWYHVHLYIKSNSGSNTNGHVQIVINGSIILDQDIRWTTNDGKRLIDQLTWHTFRGGNDSSWWTNTTDYIYYDNLVIHRISS
- a CDS encoding Arm DNA-binding domain-containing protein, which codes for MKINFHLLFYLKKQKNYQDGTVAIYMRITVNGKRAEISAGRECDPTRWNARAGKGIGTKEDIRALNKYLESLQTKVKAAHQTLVDAGKIITAESLRDQFTGKEEKSRYLMEIIDTSYVENLGEVSILLEK
- a CDS encoding RagB/SusD family nutrient uptake outer membrane protein; this translates as MKTIYKYCAIFFAAITISSCTKVDVPVETELTPKNFPTTPQQFILASGAAYAQLRGSFAQSYWQMQTLSTDEAIMPARAGGWRDGGRYQQLHYHSWNADLPQVQDAWTWGFGTISTCNRIIATFATSPDNAAKATTIAELRATRAMVFFFMMDLYGNIPVVTSFGSADKPATTARKDVFAFIEKELNEVIPNLSIVVDQSTYGRPTQFTAYAILAKMYLNAEVYTGTGRYNDVVKMCDNIMQSGKYSLEDDYLKMFYPDNGPKVKEFIFAIPYDHAQAQAEQFSWYSLHPALQAKYGLSYRLSNPCSTIPSYYAQFNDPNDIRTSLWLIGKQYDFAGNPIIIKTTKKGLDASYSGPDPTAPVDFQLTFTPDLTLVDVPTFEVGGDELGKAKGIRNNKYYPDVTATDRNQSNDVPVFRYADVILMKAEAILRGANVTNGETALSLVNQLRAKRKAATWSSVDLPNLLQERARELNWETWRRNDLIRFGKYEESWGYKTDKDVNKRLFPIPSAELILNSKLKQNIGY
- a CDS encoding TonB-dependent receptor is translated as MKKYIFSLLSAIYLTCTVLQVSAANINRPSDSISCTINVSEKSIKEVFSLIEKQTGLRFIHNATEAELSKKISLSENNQPVDEVLKKIAKQSGLSFKRVDQTIYVQTTARLLRVSGKVIDAQTGETMPGVSVRIKSSTDGTVTDNSGSYHIEAAENNILVFSFIGYQSQELAVSGGTLNVSLKPDQAALKEVVVVGYGKQSRKLLTSSIVSVQNKDFNKGALSNPAQLLQGKVAGLNITRSGDPNESPSISLRGPSTLRTGQAQEPFYVIDGVAGADYRIVAPDDIETIDVLKDASATAIYGTRAANGVILITTKKGKSGQTAISYNAYAGVEKIANSIKMMNASQLSDYLSKNGLALDPSDQKGANTDWQKEVSRTAYSQNHNVALTGGFNQTTYSASVNYFDDKGILKGSALNRFTTKMAVEQKAFNDRLKLGLSVNNATSNSDIIPNQNIVLYNMLRYLPTVPVMQNGVYTENLQRIQYYNPAALLADAYQKTKSKLSLINATAELKLPLGFTYNISLSTQNEQVNGGSYYNSQYTLDQGVHGEAYRSSFENTRKVGETFLTYAKTTGKHDINVLAGYSLQQDVNGDGFQANNRNFPTDDIGYLNIGLGSPAGDFRTDWGPNLYQKLRLISYYSRAKYSYDNKYLVQLSLRRDGSSAFGANNKWGTFPSASLGWRIIEESFMKNQHLFNDLKLRASYGITGNSLGFDPLISQIKYGSAGAFYYNGVFTNSIGPSQNANPDLKWEKTTMYNLGLDFSLFNGRLSGTIEAYDKKTNDLIYFYPVSTTQYFVGTLTANVGSISNKGYEVTINATPVASSSFKWNTSVNIAHNKNKLVSLSNSSFKLDSIPQAEPGGQGESGYKVQILKTGYPVGQFLLYKYAGKNANGVSQFYSRSGGVTTTPTSKDYFYAGNAQPKLVFGFNNSFTYGNFDLNVFVRGSVGGKILNATLADLNRTSDVRSYNLPASSANESPKDVNAYLYSDRYIESGSYLRLDNATLGYTFPKFTPGIRNLHVYLSGNNLAVITGYKGIDPEISSGGLTPGIDNKNYYPRTRAFLFGLSASF